Sequence from the Planctomycetota bacterium genome:
AGGTCGAGAGCGAGTGAAGACGCTCCTGCATTTCGGCGCGGGGCGGATCGGCCGGTCGCTGGTGGGCCGTCTCTTCTGCGAGGCGGGGTGGCGCATCACGTTCGTGGACATCCTGCCGCCTCTGGTCGAGGCGATAAGCCGGCGGCGGTCGTATCGGGTCCGGATCAAGGACGCCCTCCCGCGCGGCGCGCCGGACACGGCCGAAGTGACCGGCTTCGACGCGATGCTCTCATCGGAGGCCGCGCGTCTCGCCGAGGCCGTCCGCGACGCCGACCTCATCAGCACCGCCGTCGGCGCGGCGAACGTGCCGGACGTCCTAGCGGCGCTGGCGCCGGGCCTTGCGCGCCGCGACCGGGGGGTCTCTATCCTTTTTGTGGAAAATCTTCGGCACGCCGGGCGCGTGGCCCGCGAGGCGCTCGGGCGCTTGCTTCCTGAGGCGCCGAGGGTGCTGGAGCGCGTCGGGCTGGTCGAGACGACGACGCACACGATGGTTCCGATGATGCCGCCCGACGTGAGCCGCCGTGACCCGCTCTTGATTTGGTGCGACGCGTACAGCCGGATCCTGGCCGACCGCCGTGGATTCCTCGACCCGCCCGCCGACGTTCCGGGCCTTGTCCTCAAGGACCCTTTTCCGCCCTGGATGGACCGCAAACTGTTCATCCACAACCTGGGCCACGCAGCGGCGGCGTATCACGGCAACCTCGCGGGGAAGGAAACCATCTGGGAGTGCGTCGCGGAAGAGCGCATCCGCGCCGAGACGCGCGCCGCGATGGGCGAGTCGGCCTGGGCGCTGGCGCGCGAGTACCCCGGCGAGTTCACGGAGGCGAACCTGGCGGCCCACGCCGACGACCTCCTGCGGCGGTTCGCGAACCGTCTCCTCGGCGACACGGTTTATCGGGTCGGCGCAGACCTCTGGCGGAAACTCGGACCGGACGACCGGCTGATGGGAGCGATGCGCCTGGTGGAGGCGCACGGCGGCAGGCCGGAGCACATCGCCCGGGCCGTCGCCGCCGCTCTGCGCTTCAAGGCCGTCGGGCCCGACGGCCGGATGCTCCCGCGCGACGAGGAGTTCCACCGGATGCTCGAGGCGCGCGGACCGAAGGCGGTGCTGCGCGAGGTTTCCGGACTCAATCCCGGCGTGCCGGGAGACG
This genomic interval carries:
- a CDS encoding mannitol-1-phosphate 5-dehydrogenase; the protein is MKTLLHFGAGRIGRSLVGRLFCEAGWRITFVDILPPLVEAISRRRSYRVRIKDALPRGAPDTAEVTGFDAMLSSEAARLAEAVRDADLISTAVGAANVPDVLAALAPGLARRDRGVSILFVENLRHAGRVAREALGRLLPEAPRVLERVGLVETTTHTMVPMMPPDVSRRDPLLIWCDAYSRILADRRGFLDPPADVPGLVLKDPFPPWMDRKLFIHNLGHAAAAYHGNLAGKETIWECVAEERIRAETRAAMGESAWALAREYPGEFTEANLAAHADDLLRRFANRLLGDTVYRVGADLWRKLGPDDRLMGAMRLVEAHGGRPEHIARAVAAALRFKAVGPDGRMLPRDEEFHRMLEARGPKAVLREVSGLNPGVPGDAAFVDLVLRAYGSGV